One window from the genome of Streptomyces sp. NBC_00287 encodes:
- a CDS encoding condensation protein, translating to MTAVDHRADRAPERIPFPVVDEVARHCLQEEEPETVHIEVHLPGRLDPARLRTAFVEALRRHPRILMREAPGRWYRRRYEWELTGEPDVEVVSFPTPGRDALRDARTRALTAVPPLSTSPPIRLEVVEGAGPVEGSEATDAVGEVGSLAPADGASLGDNTVLFLTINHTALDGPACLRVLATAAELYGGRDNSPAAPPTRTPETPHPPTDTPSNWSRPARVAPGTPEPSPGNGMLVTELPLPHRPKGSPYTVNDQLMVTTALTIAHWNREHGAPPRPLRITMPVDDRPRDTTMPIGNGTRLVEVPFSPDELNPTDMQDLLSRTATRTRALKSLPRPQLGRGAALLTAPVTPVAWRATLTRGLRRAAAPWTSTTLLSNIGRIPYALDFGEDAGRAHAVWFSAPARMPRGLTVTTASTAGRLHLALRWSRALLSHGDGAHLRDLFEHYLHTTEVPQ from the coding sequence ATGACGGCGGTGGACCATCGGGCCGATCGGGCACCCGAGCGCATCCCGTTCCCGGTGGTGGACGAGGTGGCCCGGCACTGTCTCCAGGAGGAGGAGCCGGAGACGGTACACATCGAGGTGCATCTGCCGGGGCGCCTGGACCCTGCTCGGCTGCGCACGGCTTTCGTCGAGGCGCTACGACGCCATCCGCGGATCCTGATGCGGGAGGCGCCGGGGCGGTGGTACCGGCGGCGCTATGAGTGGGAGCTGACGGGGGAGCCGGATGTGGAGGTGGTGAGCTTCCCGACCCCGGGCAGAGACGCCTTACGGGACGCCCGTACCCGAGCGCTCACGGCAGTGCCACCCTTGTCGACTTCGCCGCCGATTCGGCTGGAGGTGGTGGAGGGGGCGGGGCCGGTGGAGGGGAGCGAGGCGACGGACGCCGTGGGCGAGGTGGGCTCACTCGCCCCCGCCGACGGGGCGTCGCTCGGTGACAACACCGTCCTCTTCCTCACCATCAACCACACCGCCCTGGACGGCCCCGCCTGTCTCCGCGTCCTGGCCACCGCGGCGGAGCTGTACGGCGGCCGCGACAACTCCCCCGCCGCACCCCCCACCCGCACCCCCGAAACCCCGCACCCCCCTACCGACACCCCCTCCAATTGGTCCCGCCCCGCACGCGTAGCCCCCGGCACCCCCGAGCCCTCCCCCGGCAACGGCATGCTCGTCACCGAGCTCCCCCTCCCCCACCGCCCCAAGGGCTCCCCCTACACGGTCAACGACCAGCTCATGGTCACCACAGCCCTGACCATCGCCCACTGGAACCGCGAACACGGCGCCCCACCCCGCCCCCTCCGCATCACGATGCCCGTGGACGACCGCCCCCGAGACACGACCATGCCCATCGGCAACGGCACGCGGCTCGTGGAAGTCCCCTTCAGCCCCGACGAGTTGAACCCCACGGACATGCAGGACCTGCTCAGCCGCACCGCGACAAGAACCCGCGCCCTGAAATCCCTCCCCCGCCCCCAACTCGGCCGAGGCGCGGCCCTGCTCACCGCCCCGGTCACCCCCGTGGCCTGGCGGGCCACCCTCACCCGAGGCCTGCGCAGAGCCGCCGCCCCCTGGACGTCGACGACCCTGCTCAGCAACATCGGCCGCATCCCTTACGCGCTGGACTTCGGCGAGGACGCCGGCCGCGCGCACGCGGTCTGGTTCTCGGCCCCCGCCAGAATGCCCCGCGGCCTCACCGTCACCACCGCCTCCACCGCGGGCCGTCTGCACCTGGCCCTGCGCTGGTCCCGCGCGCTGCTCAGCCACGGCGACGGAGCCCACCTGAGGGACCTGTTCGAGCACTACCTGCACACCACGGAGGTCCCCCAGTGA
- a CDS encoding class I SAM-dependent methyltransferase, which translates to MTTTAPPKDLRDFYEDPTVPVSSGTPRSLRQARMLAAALGTDTPGTILDIGCGDGTAAAVAAPLLPGHRIIGVDWSQDALRRARTRLACSPVRGELTDGGLPFRSESADAVLFSEVIEHLVDPDAALDEIRRVLRPGGHLMLSTPNLAAWYNRALLLAGIQPVFSEVSLRAIHGRPGKEVVGHLRLYTARALREFVAASGFEVVRLAGAPFHGVPRPLRPFDRLACSRPPLASILLLHAQKTPARKT; encoded by the coding sequence GTGACCACCACCGCACCCCCCAAGGACCTACGGGACTTCTACGAGGACCCCACCGTCCCCGTCTCCTCCGGCACCCCCCGCAGCCTCCGCCAGGCCCGCATGCTGGCGGCAGCCCTCGGCACCGACACCCCCGGCACGATCCTGGACATCGGCTGCGGCGACGGCACCGCGGCCGCCGTGGCCGCCCCTCTCCTCCCCGGCCACCGCATCATCGGCGTCGACTGGTCCCAGGACGCCCTGCGCCGGGCCCGCACCCGCCTCGCGTGCAGCCCGGTCCGCGGCGAACTCACCGACGGCGGCCTGCCGTTCAGGTCGGAGTCCGCCGACGCCGTGCTCTTCAGCGAGGTGATCGAGCACCTCGTGGACCCGGACGCCGCACTGGACGAGATCCGCCGCGTCCTGCGCCCCGGCGGCCATCTGATGCTGTCCACCCCGAACCTGGCCGCCTGGTACAACCGCGCCCTGCTCCTCGCGGGCATCCAACCCGTGTTCTCGGAAGTCAGCCTGCGCGCGATCCACGGCCGCCCGGGCAAGGAAGTCGTAGGCCACCTGCGCCTCTACACGGCCCGCGCGCTACGGGAGTTCGTCGCCGCCTCCGGCTTCGAGGTCGTACGCCTGGCAGGCGCCCCCTTCCACGGCGTACCGCGTCCGCTGCGCCCGTTCGACCGGCTGGCCTGCTCCAGACCCCCACTCGCCTCGATCCTTCTGCTGCACGCCCAGAAGACACCCGCGCGCAAGACCTAG
- a CDS encoding Trm112 family protein, with translation MNPDDPLLRILACPLDKGPLHLLPPDGPADPGEALYNPRLRRRYPVIDGIPQLLPSSGEQVGDDEHEALLKRMVT, from the coding sequence ATGAACCCCGACGACCCACTGCTGCGGATCCTGGCCTGCCCGCTCGACAAGGGCCCGCTGCATCTGCTCCCGCCGGACGGTCCCGCCGATCCCGGCGAGGCGCTCTACAACCCGAGACTGCGCCGCCGCTACCCGGTCATCGACGGGATACCGCAACTGCTGCCGTCCTCGGGGGAGCAGGTCGGCGACGACGAGCACGAGGCGCTCCTCAAACGGATGGTGACATGA
- a CDS encoding FkbM family methyltransferase, which translates to MTTTLAARLAPFLPVRLVAATARAVYPRFEPELARLAELCPSSCGTAVDVGGWYGPWTRRLSRRARQVVTVEPVPRLAKLLASGAPPNVRVIQAAASDRPGTARLWLPSGDAGDRGVSSLVRRDIHGRALDVGCVTLDELGLRDVGFIKIDVDGSELAVLRGATGLLARDRPALFVELECRIQPIAPVVTYLSLLRYTGWVLPGDSWVPLAGFPLKAHQAEAQHVVSRGLLRRVLPGGGPRYVNSVLFLPDGRRPGGPVRDHGSHAVH; encoded by the coding sequence ATGACCACGACCCTCGCGGCCCGCCTGGCCCCGTTCCTGCCGGTCCGGCTCGTCGCCGCGACCGCCCGGGCCGTCTACCCCCGCTTCGAACCCGAGCTGGCCCGGCTCGCCGAGCTCTGCCCGTCGTCCTGCGGTACGGCGGTGGACGTCGGCGGCTGGTACGGCCCGTGGACGCGACGCCTGTCACGCCGCGCCCGCCAGGTGGTGACCGTCGAACCGGTCCCCCGTCTGGCCAAGCTCCTCGCCTCCGGCGCCCCGCCGAACGTCCGCGTGATCCAGGCCGCCGCCTCCGACCGCCCCGGCACCGCCCGCCTCTGGCTGCCCTCCGGCGACGCGGGCGACCGCGGGGTGTCCTCCCTGGTCCGCCGGGACATCCACGGACGCGCCCTGGACGTCGGCTGTGTCACCCTCGACGAACTCGGGCTGCGGGACGTCGGCTTCATCAAGATCGACGTGGACGGCAGCGAACTGGCGGTCCTGCGCGGCGCGACCGGCCTCCTGGCCCGCGACCGCCCGGCCCTGTTCGTGGAACTGGAGTGCCGCATCCAGCCGATCGCCCCGGTGGTCACCTACCTCTCCCTTCTGCGCTACACCGGCTGGGTGCTGCCCGGCGACAGCTGGGTCCCGCTGGCGGGCTTCCCGCTCAAGGCCCACCAGGCCGAGGCCCAGCACGTCGTCTCCCGGGGCCTGCTGCGCCGCGTCCTCCCCGGCGGCGGCCCGCGGTACGTCAACTCGGTCCTGTTCCTGCCGGACGGCCGCCGCCCCGGCGGACCGGTGCGCGACCATGGATCGCATGCCGTCCACTAG
- a CDS encoding MEDS domain-containing protein: MELPERTVPVERLQLGDHACLEVGDGESSWAVFTAYTRTSLARQEKVLLVMDPDDLQDDEVVALLDRGGIEATKAHTNGQLSLKRTPQMYLPDGRFQKERTIEAYRTEVERAHHEGWAGLRVAADMSWAPKAGLDEHILLDYEASVAPLFADPLFTAICWYDRQRFGRTLLDDMARVHPLRVTEAPGARTDFVAILREALTRQDTHTVLDLRDLCFMEASCAWQLITLAGSLPPDSEVTVRCGELLALVLRQLGADGVPQLVLEVTEESVR; encoded by the coding sequence ATGGAGCTTCCCGAGCGGACTGTCCCCGTCGAGCGGCTGCAACTGGGCGACCACGCCTGTCTGGAGGTGGGTGACGGCGAGTCGTCGTGGGCGGTGTTCACCGCCTACACCCGCACCAGCCTCGCCCGCCAGGAGAAGGTCCTGCTGGTCATGGACCCGGACGACCTCCAGGACGACGAGGTGGTCGCCCTCCTGGACCGAGGCGGAATCGAAGCCACGAAAGCACACACGAACGGCCAGCTCTCGCTGAAGCGCACCCCGCAGATGTACCTCCCCGACGGCCGCTTCCAAAAGGAGCGCACGATCGAGGCGTACCGGACCGAGGTCGAACGCGCCCACCACGAGGGCTGGGCCGGGCTGCGGGTGGCGGCCGACATGAGCTGGGCGCCGAAAGCGGGCCTCGACGAGCACATCCTGCTGGACTACGAGGCCTCGGTGGCCCCACTCTTCGCGGACCCGCTGTTCACCGCGATCTGCTGGTACGACCGACAGCGCTTCGGCAGAACCCTGCTGGACGACATGGCCCGAGTCCACCCTCTCCGGGTGACCGAGGCCCCCGGAGCCCGCACCGACTTCGTCGCGATCCTGCGGGAGGCACTGACTCGCCAGGACACGCACACCGTCCTCGACCTCCGTGACCTGTGCTTCATGGAAGCCTCCTGCGCCTGGCAACTGATCACCCTCGCCGGCTCCCTCCCACCCGACAGCGAGGTCACCGTCCGCTGCGGGGAACTGCTGGCGCTGGTGCTGCGACAGCTCGGCGCGGACGGGGTTCCGCAGCTGGTGCTGGAGGTGACGGAAGAGTCTGTGAGGTGA
- a CDS encoding MerR family transcriptional regulator yields the protein MEDMLTIGAFARACRLSPKALRLYDELDLLRPARVDPETGYRYYALAQLERARLVAWLRRLGMPLARIREMCALAPQAAAREVRAYWTGVEAETAVRRDLAEFLIDQLTTTSRRDTTMLELRHSAHSDRGRVRPANQDTAYAGTRLLAVADGFGPEGGPASSAAVTALRRLETTDLGAANVLNLLEEALQEAAHGMTEDTGTTLTALLWTGSGLALVHIGDSRGYVLRDGGLFRITHDHTVVQSLIDEGRLTPEEATSHPQRALLLKALSPTATEPPDLRLQDAAPGDRYLLCSDGLSTVVPDARIRDVLTAASDPDSAVRSLIAAANEAGGPDNVSCVVADVVETGV from the coding sequence ATGGAGGACATGCTCACGATCGGCGCCTTCGCGCGCGCGTGCCGTCTGTCGCCCAAGGCCCTGCGCCTGTACGACGAACTCGACCTGCTGCGCCCCGCACGCGTGGACCCGGAGACGGGCTACCGCTACTACGCGCTCGCCCAGCTGGAACGAGCCCGCCTGGTGGCGTGGCTGCGCCGCCTGGGCATGCCGCTGGCCCGCATCCGGGAGATGTGCGCACTGGCCCCGCAGGCGGCGGCGCGGGAGGTCCGGGCGTACTGGACGGGCGTGGAGGCGGAGACGGCCGTACGGCGTGACCTGGCGGAATTCCTGATCGACCAGCTGACGACGACGTCACGAAGGGACACCACGATGCTGGAACTGCGTCACTCGGCCCACTCGGACCGCGGCCGGGTCCGCCCGGCCAACCAGGACACCGCGTACGCGGGCACCCGGCTGCTCGCGGTGGCCGACGGCTTCGGCCCCGAGGGCGGCCCGGCGAGCAGCGCGGCGGTGACGGCACTGCGCCGCCTGGAGACGACGGACCTCGGCGCCGCGAACGTCCTGAACCTCCTGGAGGAGGCGCTCCAGGAGGCCGCGCACGGCATGACGGAGGACACCGGTACGACCCTGACGGCCCTGCTGTGGACCGGCTCCGGTCTTGCCCTGGTCCACATCGGCGACTCACGCGGGTATGTGCTGCGCGACGGCGGCCTGTTCCGCATCACCCATGACCACACCGTGGTGCAGTCCTTGATCGACGAGGGCCGTCTGACTCCGGAGGAGGCCACCTCCCACCCGCAGCGCGCCCTGCTCCTGAAAGCCTTGTCCCCAACCGCCACGGAGCCCCCGGACCTCCGCCTCCAGGACGCGGCACCGGGCGACCGCTACCTGCTCTGCTCCGACGGCCTGTCGACGGTGGTCCCCGACGCCCGCATCCGCGACGTCCTCACCGCGGCCTCCGACCCGGACAGCGCGGTCCGGTCGCTGATCGCCGCGGCGAACGAGGCGGGTGGGCCGGACAACGTGAGTTGTGTCGTGGCGGATGTGGTGGAGACGGGGGTCTGA
- a CDS encoding ATP-binding protein yields the protein MGGSSTRRTSGFPAELTSFVGRRDESADVRRLLTEGRLVTLTGPGGVGKTRLASHVAKQIARTFPDGAWLVPLAALGDEAFVPHAVADALEVRNETGRPPLDVLVEHLRGRTLLLVLDNCEHVLRSCALLAQTLLAAGDGVRILATSRHRLGLAGEQLYEVPPLPAPAPEELGASAAEHFPALRLFADRAAAVVPGFTVGEGNQHAVARLCRRLDGLPLAIELAAVRVRALGVDQLVERLDDRYQLLTGGSPASAPRHRTLRSAVDWSHDLCTPQEQLVWAWLSVFVGGFDLAAAEAVCGGEGLGATAVLDAVAGLVDKSVLVREERGGQVRYRLLVSLRHYGLEKLEDIGEVTVTRRRHRDYFARLATEYEQTWFGPDQVAVTDRLRLDQDDFRAALDFCLTTPGEAQHGLRLAATLWFHWVAGGAWGEGRHWLDRALRAGARPDATLTRAMWAGALMSLVHTRSAAVLAGTDPPHSAPPADAELPVPAPPPIPADAFGTGRTATTTVGFVVLTRVELACTLVSRGRPGEATALCAEAVAVCEAHGEQWARAWALRTLGLAHWSLGEYDRAAEHARACLRLPYTERRRQSLARTLDLLAAAEALAGQAERAAVLRGAVDRIWRDIGGDPTQARGSGRRCAAERHARRALGDQAYERAHRRGGALSRNDVVAYALGELRRPTTGSSAAPDTRPLTRREAEVAALVAQGLTNRQIAEALVISQRTAEGHVERILVKLGFSRRSQLAVWFTARTGEG from the coding sequence GTGGGCGGATCCTCTACACGGCGCACCTCCGGCTTTCCCGCGGAGCTGACCAGCTTCGTGGGGCGACGGGACGAGTCGGCGGACGTCAGACGGCTGTTGACCGAGGGTCGGCTGGTGACGCTGACCGGGCCCGGCGGGGTCGGCAAGACCCGGCTGGCGTCGCATGTGGCGAAGCAGATCGCGCGTACCTTCCCGGACGGGGCGTGGCTGGTGCCGCTGGCCGCGCTGGGCGACGAGGCGTTCGTCCCGCATGCCGTGGCCGACGCGCTGGAGGTACGCAACGAGACCGGGCGGCCGCCGCTGGACGTCCTCGTGGAGCATCTGCGGGGCCGCACTCTGCTGCTCGTCCTCGACAACTGCGAGCATGTGCTGCGCAGTTGTGCCCTGCTCGCGCAGACCCTGCTGGCTGCCGGCGACGGCGTACGGATCCTGGCGACCAGCCGCCACCGGCTCGGACTCGCCGGTGAGCAGCTCTACGAGGTGCCGCCGTTGCCCGCGCCCGCCCCTGAGGAGCTCGGCGCCTCGGCCGCCGAACACTTCCCCGCGCTGCGGCTGTTCGCGGACCGGGCGGCGGCCGTGGTTCCCGGGTTCACGGTCGGCGAGGGCAACCAGCATGCGGTGGCCCGGCTGTGCCGCCGGCTCGACGGGCTGCCGCTCGCCATCGAGCTGGCCGCGGTCCGGGTGCGCGCGCTGGGCGTGGACCAGCTGGTCGAACGGCTCGACGACCGCTATCAGTTGCTGACCGGCGGCAGCCCCGCCTCGGCGCCCCGGCATCGCACGCTGCGCTCGGCCGTCGACTGGAGCCATGACCTGTGCACGCCCCAGGAGCAGTTGGTGTGGGCGTGGCTGTCGGTGTTCGTCGGCGGCTTCGACCTGGCCGCGGCGGAGGCCGTGTGCGGTGGGGAGGGTCTTGGCGCCACTGCTGTGCTGGACGCCGTCGCCGGGCTTGTCGACAAGTCGGTTCTCGTACGGGAGGAGCGCGGCGGCCAGGTGCGCTACCGGCTACTCGTCTCGCTGCGCCACTACGGCCTGGAGAAGCTGGAGGACATCGGGGAGGTCACCGTCACCCGGCGCCGGCACCGCGACTACTTCGCCCGGCTGGCCACCGAGTACGAGCAGACCTGGTTCGGGCCCGACCAGGTCGCCGTCACCGACCGGCTGCGCCTGGACCAGGACGACTTCCGGGCCGCGCTGGACTTCTGTCTCACCACCCCGGGCGAGGCCCAGCACGGGCTCCGGCTGGCCGCGACCCTGTGGTTCCACTGGGTGGCGGGCGGCGCCTGGGGCGAGGGCCGGCACTGGCTGGACCGTGCGCTGCGGGCCGGGGCACGCCCCGACGCGACCCTGACCCGCGCCATGTGGGCAGGCGCGCTGATGTCGCTCGTGCACACCCGCTCCGCCGCCGTCCTCGCCGGCACCGACCCCCCGCACAGCGCCCCGCCCGCCGACGCGGAACTGCCGGTACCCGCCCCGCCCCCGATACCGGCCGACGCCTTCGGAACCGGCCGGACGGCCACCACGACCGTCGGCTTCGTCGTCCTCACCCGCGTCGAACTCGCCTGCACCCTGGTCAGCCGGGGCCGGCCCGGCGAGGCGACCGCCCTGTGCGCCGAGGCCGTCGCCGTCTGCGAGGCGCACGGCGAACAGTGGGCGCGGGCCTGGGCGCTGCGCACGCTGGGCCTCGCGCACTGGTCGCTGGGCGAGTACGACCGGGCCGCCGAGCACGCGCGCGCGTGTCTGCGACTGCCCTACACCGAACGCCGCCGCCAGAGCCTCGCCCGCACCCTGGACCTGCTCGCCGCGGCGGAGGCCCTCGCCGGGCAGGCCGAGCGGGCCGCGGTGCTGCGGGGGGCCGTCGACCGGATCTGGCGCGACATCGGCGGCGATCCGACGCAGGCCCGGGGGTCGGGGCGGCGGTGCGCGGCCGAGCGCCATGCGCGGCGGGCGCTCGGGGATCAGGCCTACGAACGGGCCCACCGGCGCGGCGGCGCGCTGTCCCGCAACGACGTCGTCGCCTACGCGCTGGGCGAGCTACGGCGACCGACGACCGGCTCGTCCGCGGCGCCGGACACCCGCCCGCTCACCCGCCGGGAGGCCGAGGTGGCGGCGCTGGTCGCCCAGGGGCTGACCAATCGGCAGATAGCCGAGGCGCTGGTGATCTCGCAGCGGACGGCGGAGGGGCATGTCGAGCGGATCCTGGTGAAGCTGGGGTTCAGCAGGCGGAGCCAGTTGGCGGTCTGGTTCACGGCGCGGACCGGAGAAGGGTGA
- a CDS encoding acyl-CoA synthetase — MSTLFPALADGPPDRIALRFGERSLTYAELAAATGALAERIAGRGRVAVWATAALETAVAVVAALEAGVAAVPLNPKSGEKELGHILSDSAPSVVLAAPGDELPAALEHLERVDVDVRATGAHRPRQATDEDPALIVYTSGTTGPPKGAVLPRRAVAHTLDALADAWQWTGDDVLVHGLPLFHVHGLVLGILGPLRRGGSVRHLGRFSPEGVARELNDGATMLFGVPTMYHRIAGDLADNPSLAKGLTHARLLVSGSAALPVHDHERIAAATGRRVIERYGMTETLMNTSIRADGEARPGTVGVPLPGVELRLVEEDGAPITSYDGETVGEIQVRGPNLFTEYLNRPDATADAFTADGWFRTGDMAVRDPDGYVRIVGRKATDLIKSGGYKIGAGEIENALLEHPGVREAAVTGEPDADLGERIVAWVVPADPQTPPTVEELGDHVARRLAPHKRPRVVHHLHALPRNDMGKIMKRALGRG; from the coding sequence GTGTCCACTCTCTTCCCGGCCCTGGCCGACGGCCCGCCCGACCGGATCGCCCTGCGGTTCGGTGAGCGGTCCCTGACGTATGCCGAGCTCGCCGCCGCGACCGGTGCCCTGGCGGAGCGGATCGCGGGGCGCGGACGGGTCGCCGTGTGGGCCACCGCGGCGCTGGAGACCGCCGTCGCGGTGGTCGCGGCGCTGGAGGCGGGGGTCGCCGCCGTGCCGCTCAACCCGAAGTCGGGGGAGAAGGAGCTCGGGCACATCCTGTCCGACAGCGCGCCGAGCGTCGTACTGGCCGCACCCGGTGATGAACTCCCGGCGGCTCTTGAGCACTTGGAGCGCGTCGACGTCGACGTACGGGCAACCGGCGCCCATCGGCCCCGGCAGGCCACCGACGAAGATCCCGCCCTCATCGTCTACACCTCCGGCACCACAGGTCCGCCCAAGGGCGCCGTCCTCCCCCGCCGAGCCGTCGCCCACACCCTGGACGCCCTCGCCGACGCCTGGCAGTGGACCGGCGACGACGTCCTCGTGCACGGCCTGCCCCTGTTCCATGTGCACGGGCTGGTGCTGGGCATCCTCGGGCCGCTCCGGCGTGGCGGATCCGTGCGTCACCTCGGCCGGTTCAGCCCGGAGGGAGTCGCGCGCGAGCTGAACGACGGCGCGACCATGTTGTTCGGCGTGCCGACGATGTACCACCGGATCGCCGGGGATCTCGCGGACAACCCGTCGCTCGCCAAGGGGCTCACCCATGCGCGGCTGCTGGTCTCCGGTTCCGCCGCGCTGCCCGTGCACGACCACGAACGGATCGCGGCGGCGACCGGGCGGCGGGTGATCGAGCGGTACGGCATGACCGAGACGCTCATGAACACCAGCATCCGCGCGGACGGCGAGGCCCGTCCGGGGACGGTCGGGGTGCCGCTGCCGGGCGTGGAGCTGCGGCTGGTGGAGGAGGACGGGGCGCCGATCACGTCGTACGACGGTGAGACGGTGGGCGAGATCCAGGTGCGCGGGCCGAATCTGTTCACCGAGTATCTGAACCGGCCCGATGCCACGGCGGACGCGTTCACCGCGGACGGCTGGTTCCGGACCGGGGACATGGCGGTGCGCGATCCCGACGGGTACGTCCGGATCGTGGGCCGCAAGGCCACCGACCTGATCAAGAGCGGCGGTTACAAGATCGGCGCGGGGGAGATCGAGAACGCGCTGCTGGAGCATCCCGGGGTGCGGGAGGCCGCCGTGACCGGGGAGCCGGACGCCGATCTGGGCGAGCGGATCGTGGCGTGGGTGGTACCGGCCGACCCGCAAACTCCGCCCACCGTCGAGGAGTTGGGCGATCACGTGGCCCGGCGGCTCGCCCCGCACAAGCGGCCCCGCGTGGTGCACCACCTGCATGCCCTTCCCCGCAACGACATGGGGAAGATCATGAAGCGGGCGCTGGGCCGTGGCTGA
- a CDS encoding carboxyl transferase domain-containing protein translates to MADRLSAREILALVTDDSTFAELPPPERDSAPDGPLGWRGYDGSRLRAAERTGEEESVVCGTALVEGTRAVLLAFEFGFLGGSLGERTGDRLEAAYAHARRYRLPVVPLIATGGSRMQEGMLALTQLQRVARQSVLTREARLPQIAVLRDPTTGGGWATLGAGADVVLALPGAQVGFAGSRVRPPDADPAAYTAEAQVAAGAADALVPPEQLRTTLGRWLRLLTATSEAPAPVPAALGSSGPEAQGHVGSLELPATGWDAVRRARSPERPRSDAYLDAYFTHRVTITGDRAGGTDDEGMLCGFGEHEGRSVAYAAQTGTATRPAGYRTAARLIRLADRLRIPVLTLVDTPGAANDAEAERQGAGAAIADLFSALAAARTPVTTLVIGEGGSGGALALAAPGNTWATPDSYFSVIAPELAAAILKRPGEQVEATADQLRIRPQDLVELGVIRGIAPT, encoded by the coding sequence GTGGCTGACCGGCTCTCCGCCCGGGAGATCCTCGCCCTCGTCACCGACGACTCCACCTTCGCCGAACTCCCGCCCCCGGAACGGGACTCCGCGCCCGACGGCCCACTCGGCTGGCGGGGCTACGACGGCTCCCGGCTCCGCGCCGCCGAACGCACCGGCGAGGAGGAGTCCGTGGTCTGTGGCACCGCGCTCGTCGAGGGCACCCGGGCCGTGCTGCTCGCGTTCGAGTTCGGCTTCCTCGGCGGCTCGCTCGGCGAACGCACCGGCGACCGGCTGGAGGCGGCGTACGCGCACGCCCGTAGGTACCGTCTCCCGGTCGTGCCGCTGATCGCCACGGGCGGCAGCCGTATGCAGGAGGGCATGCTCGCCCTCACCCAACTCCAGCGTGTGGCCCGGCAGTCGGTACTGACGCGGGAGGCGCGGCTGCCGCAGATCGCGGTGTTGCGGGACCCGACGACGGGCGGCGGCTGGGCCACGCTGGGCGCGGGCGCCGACGTGGTCCTGGCACTGCCCGGCGCCCAGGTCGGTTTCGCGGGCTCCCGGGTCCGCCCACCGGACGCGGACCCGGCGGCGTACACGGCGGAGGCACAGGTGGCGGCGGGGGCGGCCGACGCCCTCGTACCGCCGGAGCAACTGCGCACGACGCTGGGCAGGTGGCTACGGCTACTGACCGCAACCTCGGAGGCGCCGGCACCGGTGCCGGCGGCCCTGGGCTCCTCGGGCCCTGAGGCGCAGGGGCACGTCGGCTCCCTGGAGCTGCCGGCCACCGGCTGGGACGCCGTACGCCGCGCCCGATCCCCCGAACGCCCCCGCTCTGACGCCTACTTGGACGCCTACTTCACCCACCGCGTCACCATCACCGGCGACCGCGCAGGCGGCACGGACGACGAGGGCATGCTGTGCGGCTTCGGTGAGCACGAGGGCCGTTCCGTCGCCTACGCGGCGCAGACCGGGACCGCGACCCGACCGGCCGGTTACCGCACGGCCGCCCGGCTGATCCGGCTCGCGGACCGGCTCCGCATCCCGGTGCTGACGCTGGTGGACACCCCGGGCGCGGCCAATGACGCGGAGGCGGAGCGGCAAGGCGCGGGCGCCGCCATCGCGGACCTGTTCTCGGCACTGGCCGCCGCACGGACACCCGTCACCACGCTGGTGATCGGCGAGGGCGGCTCCGGCGGCGCACTGGCCCTGGCCGCACCGGGCAACACCTGGGCCACACCGGACAGCTACTTCTCGGTGATCGCCCCGGAGCTGGCGGCAGCCATCCTCAAGCGGCCCGGGGAGCAGGTGGAGGCAACGGCGGACCAACTCCGGATCCGGCCCCAGGACTTGGTGGAGCTGGGGGTGATCCGGGGTATCGCTCCGACCTGA
- a CDS encoding CU044_2847 family protein has translation MDGLMEFKTEDGAVVVVEGVEDESGARLVAREDGPARATRTFEGALEGVRAAAESALRVFRDGSLRPDSVELEFGVKLSAESGAVIAKGAVEGHLLVKLTWSPGQSGPAPEAAERS, from the coding sequence ATGGACGGGCTGATGGAGTTCAAGACCGAGGACGGCGCCGTGGTGGTCGTCGAGGGCGTCGAGGACGAGTCCGGCGCCCGACTGGTCGCGCGCGAGGACGGTCCTGCCCGGGCGACGCGCACCTTCGAGGGTGCGCTTGAGGGCGTCCGGGCGGCGGCCGAGTCCGCGCTCAGAGTGTTCCGGGACGGGTCGCTGCGGCCCGACTCCGTGGAGCTGGAGTTCGGGGTGAAGCTCTCCGCCGAGTCCGGCGCGGTCATCGCCAAGGGGGCCGTGGAGGGCCATCTGCTGGTCAAGCTGACCTGGTCACCGGGGCAGTCCGGGCCCGCCCCGGAGGCCGCCGAGCGGTCATGA